A part of bacterium genomic DNA contains:
- a CDS encoding MBL fold metallo-hydrolase: MIITYHNLQFFKVQFGDTVLAFDPISKDSKFKGGRFGADIALISIKHQDFNGVEAVTVGNKEPFVISGPGEYEIKEVFIKGLSSRSGYEGKERINTIYTVNLESMNIVFLGGLGGVDLDPKTAEAVSDADIDILFVPIGGGGVLSSADAYKLAVNLEPKIIIPMHYEEAENKDALKVFLREGGSENVKPVDKLTLKRKDLEGKEGEIMVLKAQ; encoded by the coding sequence ATGATTATCACCTACCACAATCTTCAATTTTTTAAAGTTCAGTTTGGCGATACTGTGCTGGCTTTTGACCCGATTTCCAAGGACTCAAAATTCAAAGGTGGCCGTTTTGGAGCGGATATTGCTTTGATTTCAATAAAGCATCAGGACTTTAACGGAGTTGAAGCTGTCACCGTGGGAAACAAAGAACCTTTTGTGATTTCCGGCCCCGGAGAATATGAAATAAAAGAGGTCTTTATAAAAGGACTTTCCTCCCGTAGCGGTTATGAAGGCAAAGAAAGAATCAATACAATATATACGGTAAATCTTGAGAGTATGAACATTGTCTTCCTTGGAGGACTTGGTGGGGTTGATTTGGACCCAAAAACCGCCGAGGCCGTTTCGGACGCGGATATAGACATATTGTTTGTCCCGATTGGAGGAGGGGGCGTTTTGTCGTCGGCCGACGCCTACAAACTGGCCGTTAATCTGGAACCGAAAATCATAATACCCATGCATTACGAAGAAGCGGAAAACAAAGATGCTTTAAAGGTGTTTCTTAGAGAGGGCGGTTCGGAGAATGTAAAGCCCGTGGACAAGCTGACGCTTAAAAGGAAGGATTTGGAGGGTAAGGAGGGAGAGATAATGGTGCTTAAGGCCCAATGA